GCGCGTCGATCGCCCCGTTGAACAGTTTCCTGATCCTGCAGGGCATCGAAACGCTGTCGCTGCGTCTGGAGCGGCACGTCGCCAACGCGCAGGCGCTCGCCGAGTGGCTGGAGCAACGAGACGAGGTCGAGAAGGTCTACTACGCCGGTCTGCCGTCCAGCCCGCACTACACCGCCGCGCAGAAGTACCTGCCGCGCGGCGCGGGCGCAGTGCTGTCGTTCGACTTGCGTGGCGGCGCGGATGCGGGCCGCAAGTTCGTGGACGGCACGGAGTTGCACAGCCAGCTGGTCAACATCGGCGACGTGCGGAGCCTGATCGTGCACCCGGCGTCCACCACGCACAGCCAGCTCAACGAGGACGAACAGCTGGCCAGCGGGGTCACCCCTGGGCTCGTACGGCTGGCAGTCGGCCTGGAAGGGCTCGAGGACCTCAAAGCCGACCTGGAAGCGGGGTTCCGCGCCGCGAAGGCGGACCTGTGACCGATCCCGTGCCCGCCACCGGAGCGTGGCGGGCCGGGGATCCGCCCGGGCGGCGGAAGTGGTTCACCGTCCCCGGCGCGCTCGCGCTGGAGGCCGGCGGTGTGCTGCCCGGCTATACCCTCGCCTACGAGACGTGGGGAACTCTCGCCCCGGACGCGTCCAACGCGGTGCTGATCGAGCACGCGCTCACCGGCGACAGTCACGTCGCCGGTCCGGCCGGGCCGGGACACCCGAGCCCCGGCTGGTGGGACGAGCTGGTCGGGCCGGGTAAGGCGTTCGACACCGACGAAGTGTTCGTGGTCGCCGCGAACGTGCTCGGCGGGTGCCAGGGTTCCACTGGGCCGGCATCCCCCGATCCGGACGGCAGGCCCTGGGGCAGCCGGTTCCCGGCGGTGACCGTGCGGGACCAGGTGCATGCAGAGGCAGCGCTGGCGGATGCGCTCGGCATCGAGCGCTGGGCCGCCGTGGCCGGTGGGTCGATGGGCGGTATGCGGGCCCTCGAATGGGCGGTTTCGCTACCCGATCGGGTCATCTCGGCGCTCGTGGTGGCCTCGACCGCGCAGGCCTCCGCGGACCAGATCGCCTGGGCTTCGCCGCAGCTGCACGCGATCCGCACCGATCCGGGCTGGCGTGGCGGCGACTATTACTCGGCCGCACCGGGTGAAGGCCCGCATTCCGGGCTCGGGATCGCCCGGCGGATCGCGCACACCACTTACCGCAGCGAGGCCGAACTGGCCGTACGGTTCGGCAGTAGTCCGCAGGAGGCGGAGGATCCGTTGCGGGGCGGCCGGTTCGCCGTCGAGTCCTATCTGGACCATCACGCGGACAAGCTGGCCCGCCGGTTCGACGCGGGCTCCTACGTGCGGCTCACCGAATCGATGAACACCCACGACGTGGGCCGCGGCCGGGGCGGGGTGGCCGCCGCACTGGGCCGGATCACCGCCCGGGTCGTGGCCGCCGGCGTGCACAGCGACCGGCTCTACCCGCCGTATCAGACGGAACGGATCGCCGCCGGTACCGGGACCACCGCCGCGGTGCTGGACTCCCCGCACGGCCACGATTCGTTCCTGCTGGAAACCGCCCAGCTCGCTGCCCTCGTCAAGTCTCTCCTCGGCTGAACAGCTGTGAAGGGGCCCTTCACGGACTCAGAGTCCGTGAAGGGCCCCTTCACAGCCCGGAAAATCAGCCGATCGCGGAGGAGAGCGGAGCGTAGTAACCGCCCCGCTGGCCTGCCACGGTCGGGTGGTAGGACTCATCGACCGGGAAGGTGAGACTGTGCAGGTAGTCACCGGCCGGGGAGCAGATGTTGTGGCCGGTGAAGGCCGGGCGGACATCCACGAACTTGGCTCCGGCCGCCAAGGCGCGCGCGGAGAGCACCGAGGCCAGCGTGTCGGCGCCGGAGTTGATCGCGGACCGCTTCGTGTCGCTCAGCCCGACCGAGCACGAACCCGGCACGGTGTAGAAGCGTGGGTAGGACAGCACGACGAGCTTTGCGTTCGGCGCCTTGGCCTTGACCGCCGCGTAAACCTTGTTGAGCAGCCCCGGCAGGGTGTTCTGCACGTAGGACTTCGCCGTGTTCACCCGGTTGACGCAGGTCTGGTCGTTGTTGAGGGTGCACGTGGTGATCACGTCGGTGAAGCCCGCGTCGTTGCCGCCGACGGTGACCGTGACCAGCGTGGCATTCGACGGCATCGAGCCGATCTGGTTCAGCACGTCGCCGGTCTTGGCGCCGGAGCAGGCGAGGAAGGTGAACTTGGTGCCCGAATGGGCGTTGGCCCACAGCTGTCCGTAGGCGTTCGCACTGCGTTTGCAGGCGCCCGAGTTGCCGTAGTTCCCGGCGCCTACTCCGGAGGAGTAGGAATCGCCGAGCGCGACGTAATTGGTGGCCTGGACGGCGTTCGCGGTGCCCGCGATGCCGAGTGATGCAAGCAGAGCGACCCCCAGGGCCGCGCACATCCGGGAGAGGTTTCGTGATGGTGGACGGGTGGCAGCAGCCATGGGTCACTCCTGTCGTGACAGCTTGACGGAGTAAAGCAATACCAGGCGCAATCCCCACAGGCACCCCGAAAATGGCAGGTCACCCCACTTGGCCCAACCCGGAAGTCTGACCGGAGGTTAGTGCCCGCTAACACCCGGTCTTACTATGGCCAGATGCGGGCGAATCCCACCCCACT
This Amycolatopsis sulphurea DNA region includes the following protein-coding sequences:
- a CDS encoding SGNH/GDSL hydrolase family protein, with protein sequence MCAALGVALLASLGIAGTANAVQATNYVALGDSYSSGVGAGNYGNSGACKRSANAYGQLWANAHSGTKFTFLACSGAKTGDVLNQIGSMPSNATLVTVTVGGNDAGFTDVITTCTLNNDQTCVNRVNTAKSYVQNTLPGLLNKVYAAVKAKAPNAKLVVLSYPRFYTVPGSCSVGLSDTKRSAINSGADTLASVLSARALAAGAKFVDVRPAFTGHNICSPAGDYLHSLTFPVDESYHPTVAGQRGGYYAPLSSAIG
- the metX gene encoding homoserine O-acetyltransferase MetX, translated to MTDPVPATGAWRAGDPPGRRKWFTVPGALALEAGGVLPGYTLAYETWGTLAPDASNAVLIEHALTGDSHVAGPAGPGHPSPGWWDELVGPGKAFDTDEVFVVAANVLGGCQGSTGPASPDPDGRPWGSRFPAVTVRDQVHAEAALADALGIERWAAVAGGSMGGMRALEWAVSLPDRVISALVVASTAQASADQIAWASPQLHAIRTDPGWRGGDYYSAAPGEGPHSGLGIARRIAHTTYRSEAELAVRFGSSPQEAEDPLRGGRFAVESYLDHHADKLARRFDAGSYVRLTESMNTHDVGRGRGGVAAALGRITARVVAAGVHSDRLYPPYQTERIAAGTGTTAAVLDSPHGHDSFLLETAQLAALVKSLLG